In Aphelocoma coerulescens isolate FSJ_1873_10779 chromosome 13, UR_Acoe_1.0, whole genome shotgun sequence, the following are encoded in one genomic region:
- the FCHSD1 gene encoding F-BAR and double SH3 domains protein 1 isoform X1, whose protein sequence is MQPPPRKVKLTQELRVHLLEQLSGLQSKQQRDAELLEDIRSYSKQRATIDREYGQALQRLASQFVKRDWQRGRGEASDSRSVAAVWKGVIEGTAHSGQVRVTASESYRALAAEAARSARLSKERTLKKGIERLQKAQAELLETVKELDKAKKQFSHLQRSSEVAKDKAADVEARLRKSDRRIFHTKASLQKLSAKFSARLAEHSRQLAGVQNEYSFALVSAAAHLQHYQRVELPAAMQALDGDLYERLREHLSAASRTEVETCRATRDWFQGVVEASARVCREQDLLLFLQDHPAFSLAPEQRFQLAGLEEVCLLPPADDGASLEKEVRRWATRVARDHKNRAHSEEVLQRLEARRQQGPEAEAAAVERQMEEARENIRKAEVSRVKAEARLALLRAAGLDVDAWLAGAMVGTGEETPPGLDPAEFDDYEDSDEPDEDDEPGPAARTYPYTCRVIFGYQGCQADELSISQGEELEIIEDGDAEEWVKARNKAGQVGYVPEKYLLSLGCDSGAGLGPPGPSALHRQLSSIMAAELVLEPGAWLVRALYDYEGQSPEELSFPEGAIIRVLPRAAGEVDDGFWTGDFDGRVGVFPSLVVEELTGAREAAGQELPSPSPPPFSPPGLTPGASLVPSPAPETALGGCWQDGTGSGQSSPDLAATRLRPVSHITGMLVPQNLPQPFCNGATRLFWGGLKGDEWPQHVGTTSLPLPFPLLSLSAAPCAAPSTRQSPRARPRASLQLTLWVPPAPCPPKSFAAPCPELVSPGAASCPVLLAEWSCIPVQHLEPLFWGAQCHSQAPFHPPLASALPAWHRPCTPSTALVPGGLIPGPCRPPQHLPTGKSGLGGCSK, encoded by the exons gTCCTACAGCAAGCAGAGGGCCACCATTGACAGGGAGTATGGGCAG GCGCTGCAGAGGCTGGCGAGCCAGTTCGTGAAGAGAGACTGGCAGCGGGGCCGTGGCGAGGCCAGCGACTCCAg GAGCGTGGCCGCTGTCTGGAAGGGCGTCATCGAGGGGACAGCACACTCCGGGCAGGTCCGTGTCACCGCCTCCGAGAGCTACCGCGCCCTGGCCGCCGAGgccgcccgcagcgcccgcctcTCCAAGGAGAGGACCCTCAAGAAG GGCATCGAGAGGCTGCAGAAGGCGCaggcggagctgctggagacgGTGAAGGAGCTGGACAAGGCGAAGAAGCAGTTCAGCCACCTCCAGCGCAGCAGCGAGGTGGCCAAGGACAAGGCGGCCGATGTGGAGGCGCG CCTCCGGAAGAGCGACCGGCGGATATTTCACACCAAGGCCAGTCTGCAAAAGCTCAGCGCCAAG TTCTCAGCACGACTGGCCGAGCACTCAAGGCAGCTGGCAGGGGTGCAGAACGAGTACAGCTTCGCCCTGGTgtctgctgctgcccacctgcAGCACTACCAGCGCGTGGAGCTGCCCGCGGCCATGCAG GCTCTGGACGGGGACCTCTACGAGCGGCTCCGGGAGCACTTGTCGGCCGCCAGCCGGACGGAGGTGGAGACCTGCCGGGCCACTCGGGACTGGTTCCAGGGCGTTGTGGAGGCGTCCGCGCGG GTGTGCCGGGAGCAGgatctcctcctcttcctgcagGACCACCCCGCCTTCTCCCTGGCGCCCGAGCAGCGCTTCCAGCTCGCCGGGCTGGAGGAG GTGTGCCTGCTGCCGCCGGCAGATGACGgggccagcctggagaaggaggtgCGGCGCTGGGCCACGCGGGTGGCCCGGGACCACAAGAACAGGGCACACAGCGAGGAG GTGCTGCAGCGGCTGGAGGCCAGGCGGCAGCAGGGGCCGGAGGCGGAAGCGGCGGCCGTGGAGCGGCAGATGGAAGAAGCCAGGGAAAACATCCGGAAGGCAGAG GTGAGCCGAGTGAAGGCCGAGGCACGGCTGGCACTGCTGCGGGCGGCAGGGCTGGACGTGGATGCCTGGCTGGCCGGGGCCATGGTGGGGACAGGCGAGGAGACCCCCCCAGGGCTGGACCCGGCCGAGTTCGATGACTACGAGGACAGCGATGAGCCGGACGAGGACGATGAGCCTGGGCCTGCTGCTCGCACCTACCCCTACACCTGCCGGGTGATCTTTGGCTACCAG GGCTGCCAGGCGGATGAGCTGTCCATCAGCCAGGGCGAGGAGCTGGAGATCATCGAGGACGGCGATGCagaggagtgggtgaag GCTCGGAACAAGGCAGGGCAGGTCGGCTACGTCCCCGAAAAATACctgctgtccctggggtgtGACTCGGGGGCTGGGCTCGGCCCCCCGGGCCCCTCTGCCTTGCACCGCCAGCTCTCCAGCATCatggctgcagagctggtgctggagcctggag cctggctggtgcGAGCCCTGTACGACTACGAGGGGCAGAGCCCCGAGGAGCTGAGTTTCCCCGAGGGGGCCATCATCCGGGTGCTGCCCCGCGCCGCCGGCGAGGTGGACGACGGCTTCTGGACCGGCGACTTCGACGGCCGCGTCGGCGTCTTCCCCTCCTTGGTGGTGGAGGAGCTCACCGGGGCCCGGGAGGCGGCCGGGCAG GAGCTGCCATCACCATCCCCTCCGCCCTTCTCCCCTCCTGGCCTCACGCCCGGGGCCAGCCtggtccccagccctgctcctgagACAGCACTGGGAG GTTGCTGGCAGGATGGCACGGGCAGCGGGCAGAGCTCTCCGGACCTGGCAGCCACCCGCCTGCGGCCGGTAAGCCACATCACCGGGATGCTGGTACCCCAAAACCTGCCCCAGCCCTTCTGTAATGGAGCCACCCGTTTGTTTTGGGGGGGCCTGAAGGGGGATGAGTGGCCTCAGCACGTTGGCACcacttctctccctctccccttccctctcctctccctctccgcAGCTCCGTGCGCCGCCCCCTCCACCCGGCAGAGCCCCCGAGCCCGACCCCGAGCTTCACTTCAGCTGACCCTGtgggtccccccagccccctgtcCCCCAAAAAGCTTTGCTGCCCCGTGCCCCGAGCTGGTCTCTCCAGGGGCTGCATCCTGCCCAGTGCTGCTTGCAGAGTGGTCCTGCATCCCAGTACAGCACCTAGAaccccttttttggggtgcccagtgCCACAGCCAGGCCCCATTTCACCCCCCTcttgcctctgcccttcccGCCTGGCATCGCCCATgcacccccagcacagccctggttCCTGGGGGGCTCATCCCTGGACCCTGCCGGCCCCCACAGCACCTCCCCACGGGCAAGAGTGGCCTGGGGGGCTGTTCCAAATAA
- the RELL2 gene encoding RELT-like protein 2 isoform X3, which translates to MSDHHHPSHGESDPQHSIIVVFLLVLVFFIMGLVGFLICHVLKKKGYRCRTFRDELDPDDKEGVEELEDDEEKNDDTVEKIVKCIIQNQANVEALKEMLGETEGDVAVPVPSLCPHSSSQDGGPPHHHTVHLGSTQAPCIHCSKRKRHPLQRQGRSKEGKSRMHPGETTVFSVGRFRVTHIGKKPPVQEQQDGALRAGSRQPSTEELERSSERLQRERAPNGTVPTGGLQNGAIQTGTQSGKGAEQSLSASPAANTPASSGSRDSRRGGAGSGPAGSGPAGSGPAGSGPAGSGRAGSLQDAGAAPGSSSRQQRLLSLPALGGSSPNIPGELAREGAGICLEEIGLESADEVSDIHGSLSLQEQAEELGRDDSSRKQPGGEDGRQQEPSAAEQDRV; encoded by the exons ATGTCAGACCATCACCACCCCAGCCATGGGGAGTCAGATCCCCAGCACAGCATCATTGTGGTCTTCCTCCTTGTCCTTGTCTTCTTCATCATGGGGCTGGTGGGTTTCCTGATCTGCCATGTCCTGAAGAAGAAGGGTTACCGGTGCCGGACGTTCCGGGACGAGCTTGACCCGGATGACAAAGAAGGGGTGGAGGAGCTCGAGGATG ATGAAGAGAAGAACGATGACACCGTGGAGAAGATCGTGAAATGCATCATCCAAAACCAAG CAAACGTGGAGGCCCTCAAGGAGATGCTGGGGGAAACTGAAGGGGACGTGGCAGTGCCAGTGCCCAG CCTTtgtccccacagcagcagccaggacgGGGGCCCCCCACATCACCACACAGTGCACCTGGGCTCCACGCAGGCCCCCTGCATCCACTGCAGCAAGAGGAAGAGGCACCCGCTGCAGCGCCAGGGGCGCTCCAAGGAGGGCAAAAGCCGGATGCATCCTGGAGAGACCACCGTCTTCTCAGTGGGCAG GTTCCGTGTCACGCACATCGGGAAGAAACCCCCggtccaggagcagcaggacggTGCCCTGCGCGCCGGCAGCCGGCAGCCGAGCACGGAGGAGCTGGAGCGCAGCAGCGAGCGGCTCCAGCGGGAGCGGGCTCCCAACGGGACTGTCCCCACGGGTGGCCTGCAGAACGGAGCCATCCAGACGGGCACCCAGAGCGGCAAAGGTGCGGAGCAGAGCCTCTCCGCCAGCCCAGCCGCGAACACACCAGCCAGCTCCGGCAGCCGTGACAGccggcggggcggcgcggggtcCGGCCCGGCGGGGTCCGGCCCGGCGGGGTCCGGCCCGGCGGGGTCCGGCCCGGCGGGGTCCGGCAGAGCGGGGTCCCTGCAGGATGCTGGCGCTGCTCCCGGGAGCTCGAGCCGCCAGCAGAGGCTCCTGAGCCTGCCGGCGCTGGGAGGGTCGAGTCCCAACATCCCAGGAGAGCTGGCAAGGGAAGGAGCCGGCATCTGCCTGGAGGAGATCGGACTGGAGTCGGCAGATGAAGTGTCGGATATCCACGGGAGCCTGAGTCTGCAGGAACAGGCCGAGGAGCTGGGGAGAGACgacagcagcaggaaacagCCCGGAGGGGAGGACGGGAGGCAGCAG GAGCCCAGCGCCGCGGAGCAGGACCGCGTGTGA
- the FCHSD1 gene encoding F-BAR and double SH3 domains protein 1 isoform X2 — protein sequence MQPPPRKVKLTQELRVHLLEQLSGLQSKQQRDAELLEDIRSYSKQRATIDREYGQALQRLASQFVKRDWQRGRGEASDSRSVAAVWKGVIEGTAHSGQVRVTASESYRALAAEAARSARLSKERTLKKGIERLQKAQAELLETVKELDKAKKQFSHLQRSSEVAKDKAADVEARLRKSDRRIFHTKASLQKLSAKFSARLAEHSRQLAGVQNEYSFALVSAAAHLQHYQRVELPAAMQALDGDLYERLREHLSAASRTEVETCRATRDWFQGVVEASARVCREQDLLLFLQDHPAFSLAPEQRFQLAGLEEVCLLPPADDGASLEKEVRRWATRVARDHKNRAHSEEVLQRLEARRQQGPEAEAAAVERQMEEARENIRKAEVSRVKAEARLALLRAAGLDVDAWLAGAMVGTGEETPPGLDPAEFDDYEDSDEPDEDDEPGPAARTYPYTCRVIFGYQGCQADELSISQGEELEIIEDGDAEEWVKARNKAGQVGYVPEKYLLSLGCDSGAGLGPPGPSALHRQLSSIMAAELVLEPGAWLVRALYDYEGQSPEELSFPEGAIIRVLPRAAGEVDDGFWTGDFDGRVGVFPSLVVEELTGAREAAGQELPSPSPPPFSPPGLTPGASLVPSPAPETALGGCWQDGTGSGQSSPDLAATRLRPLRAPPPPPGRAPEPDPELHFS from the exons gTCCTACAGCAAGCAGAGGGCCACCATTGACAGGGAGTATGGGCAG GCGCTGCAGAGGCTGGCGAGCCAGTTCGTGAAGAGAGACTGGCAGCGGGGCCGTGGCGAGGCCAGCGACTCCAg GAGCGTGGCCGCTGTCTGGAAGGGCGTCATCGAGGGGACAGCACACTCCGGGCAGGTCCGTGTCACCGCCTCCGAGAGCTACCGCGCCCTGGCCGCCGAGgccgcccgcagcgcccgcctcTCCAAGGAGAGGACCCTCAAGAAG GGCATCGAGAGGCTGCAGAAGGCGCaggcggagctgctggagacgGTGAAGGAGCTGGACAAGGCGAAGAAGCAGTTCAGCCACCTCCAGCGCAGCAGCGAGGTGGCCAAGGACAAGGCGGCCGATGTGGAGGCGCG CCTCCGGAAGAGCGACCGGCGGATATTTCACACCAAGGCCAGTCTGCAAAAGCTCAGCGCCAAG TTCTCAGCACGACTGGCCGAGCACTCAAGGCAGCTGGCAGGGGTGCAGAACGAGTACAGCTTCGCCCTGGTgtctgctgctgcccacctgcAGCACTACCAGCGCGTGGAGCTGCCCGCGGCCATGCAG GCTCTGGACGGGGACCTCTACGAGCGGCTCCGGGAGCACTTGTCGGCCGCCAGCCGGACGGAGGTGGAGACCTGCCGGGCCACTCGGGACTGGTTCCAGGGCGTTGTGGAGGCGTCCGCGCGG GTGTGCCGGGAGCAGgatctcctcctcttcctgcagGACCACCCCGCCTTCTCCCTGGCGCCCGAGCAGCGCTTCCAGCTCGCCGGGCTGGAGGAG GTGTGCCTGCTGCCGCCGGCAGATGACGgggccagcctggagaaggaggtgCGGCGCTGGGCCACGCGGGTGGCCCGGGACCACAAGAACAGGGCACACAGCGAGGAG GTGCTGCAGCGGCTGGAGGCCAGGCGGCAGCAGGGGCCGGAGGCGGAAGCGGCGGCCGTGGAGCGGCAGATGGAAGAAGCCAGGGAAAACATCCGGAAGGCAGAG GTGAGCCGAGTGAAGGCCGAGGCACGGCTGGCACTGCTGCGGGCGGCAGGGCTGGACGTGGATGCCTGGCTGGCCGGGGCCATGGTGGGGACAGGCGAGGAGACCCCCCCAGGGCTGGACCCGGCCGAGTTCGATGACTACGAGGACAGCGATGAGCCGGACGAGGACGATGAGCCTGGGCCTGCTGCTCGCACCTACCCCTACACCTGCCGGGTGATCTTTGGCTACCAG GGCTGCCAGGCGGATGAGCTGTCCATCAGCCAGGGCGAGGAGCTGGAGATCATCGAGGACGGCGATGCagaggagtgggtgaag GCTCGGAACAAGGCAGGGCAGGTCGGCTACGTCCCCGAAAAATACctgctgtccctggggtgtGACTCGGGGGCTGGGCTCGGCCCCCCGGGCCCCTCTGCCTTGCACCGCCAGCTCTCCAGCATCatggctgcagagctggtgctggagcctggag cctggctggtgcGAGCCCTGTACGACTACGAGGGGCAGAGCCCCGAGGAGCTGAGTTTCCCCGAGGGGGCCATCATCCGGGTGCTGCCCCGCGCCGCCGGCGAGGTGGACGACGGCTTCTGGACCGGCGACTTCGACGGCCGCGTCGGCGTCTTCCCCTCCTTGGTGGTGGAGGAGCTCACCGGGGCCCGGGAGGCGGCCGGGCAG GAGCTGCCATCACCATCCCCTCCGCCCTTCTCCCCTCCTGGCCTCACGCCCGGGGCCAGCCtggtccccagccctgctcctgagACAGCACTGGGAG GTTGCTGGCAGGATGGCACGGGCAGCGGGCAGAGCTCTCCGGACCTGGCAGCCACCCGCCTGCGGCCG CTCCGTGCGCCGCCCCCTCCACCCGGCAGAGCCCCCGAGCCCGACCCCGAGCTTCACTTCAGCTGA
- the RELL2 gene encoding RELT-like protein 2 isoform X2: protein MEQLCRHDGSFWAEHRSEDPKRSLDRGSPARLAATWTSSRAGVADPPKGRVHIVCGVTFAPLAAEEIRMSDHHHPSHGESDPQHSIIVVFLLVLVFFIMGLVGFLICHVLKKKGYRCRTFRDELDPDDKEGVEELEDDEEKNDDTVEKIVKCIIQNQANVEALKEMLGETEGDVAVPVPSLCPHSSSQDGGPPHHHTVHLGSTQAPCIHCSKRKRHPLQRQGRSKEGKSRMHPGETTVFSVGRFRVTHIGKKPPVQEQQDGALRAGSRQPSTEELERSSERLQRERAPNGTVPTGGLQNGAIQTGTQSGKGAEQSLSASPAANTPASSGSRDSRRGGAGSGPAGSGPAGSGPAGSGPAGSGRAGSLQDAGAAPGSSSRQQRLLSLPALGGSSPNIPGELAREGAGICLEEIGLESADEVSDIHGSLSLQEQAEELGRDDSSRKQPGGEDGRQQEPSAAEQDRV from the exons atggagcagctctgcagacacgACGGCAGTTTCTGGGCTGAACATCGAAGCGAAGATCCCAAGAGGAGCCTGGACCGGGGCAGTCCAGCCCGTTTAGCTGCCACGTGGACGAGCAGCAGGGCCGGGGTGGCTGATCCCCCAAAAGGACGTGTTCACATTGTTTGTGGGGTGACGTTTGCTCCGCTGGCTGCAGAAGAG ATCCGCATGTCAGACCATCACCACCCCAGCCATGGGGAGTCAGATCCCCAGCACAGCATCATTGTGGTCTTCCTCCTTGTCCTTGTCTTCTTCATCATGGGGCTGGTGGGTTTCCTGATCTGCCATGTCCTGAAGAAGAAGGGTTACCGGTGCCGGACGTTCCGGGACGAGCTTGACCCGGATGACAAAGAAGGGGTGGAGGAGCTCGAGGATG ATGAAGAGAAGAACGATGACACCGTGGAGAAGATCGTGAAATGCATCATCCAAAACCAAG CAAACGTGGAGGCCCTCAAGGAGATGCTGGGGGAAACTGAAGGGGACGTGGCAGTGCCAGTGCCCAG CCTTtgtccccacagcagcagccaggacgGGGGCCCCCCACATCACCACACAGTGCACCTGGGCTCCACGCAGGCCCCCTGCATCCACTGCAGCAAGAGGAAGAGGCACCCGCTGCAGCGCCAGGGGCGCTCCAAGGAGGGCAAAAGCCGGATGCATCCTGGAGAGACCACCGTCTTCTCAGTGGGCAG GTTCCGTGTCACGCACATCGGGAAGAAACCCCCggtccaggagcagcaggacggTGCCCTGCGCGCCGGCAGCCGGCAGCCGAGCACGGAGGAGCTGGAGCGCAGCAGCGAGCGGCTCCAGCGGGAGCGGGCTCCCAACGGGACTGTCCCCACGGGTGGCCTGCAGAACGGAGCCATCCAGACGGGCACCCAGAGCGGCAAAGGTGCGGAGCAGAGCCTCTCCGCCAGCCCAGCCGCGAACACACCAGCCAGCTCCGGCAGCCGTGACAGccggcggggcggcgcggggtcCGGCCCGGCGGGGTCCGGCCCGGCGGGGTCCGGCCCGGCGGGGTCCGGCCCGGCGGGGTCCGGCAGAGCGGGGTCCCTGCAGGATGCTGGCGCTGCTCCCGGGAGCTCGAGCCGCCAGCAGAGGCTCCTGAGCCTGCCGGCGCTGGGAGGGTCGAGTCCCAACATCCCAGGAGAGCTGGCAAGGGAAGGAGCCGGCATCTGCCTGGAGGAGATCGGACTGGAGTCGGCAGATGAAGTGTCGGATATCCACGGGAGCCTGAGTCTGCAGGAACAGGCCGAGGAGCTGGGGAGAGACgacagcagcaggaaacagCCCGGAGGGGAGGACGGGAGGCAGCAG GAGCCCAGCGCCGCGGAGCAGGACCGCGTGTGA
- the RELL2 gene encoding RELT-like protein 2 isoform X1, whose amino-acid sequence MEQLCRHDGSFWAEHRSEDPKRSLDRGSPARLAATWTSSRAGVADPPKGRVHIVCGVTFAPLAAEEVREKSGQEIRMSDHHHPSHGESDPQHSIIVVFLLVLVFFIMGLVGFLICHVLKKKGYRCRTFRDELDPDDKEGVEELEDDEEKNDDTVEKIVKCIIQNQANVEALKEMLGETEGDVAVPVPSLCPHSSSQDGGPPHHHTVHLGSTQAPCIHCSKRKRHPLQRQGRSKEGKSRMHPGETTVFSVGRFRVTHIGKKPPVQEQQDGALRAGSRQPSTEELERSSERLQRERAPNGTVPTGGLQNGAIQTGTQSGKGAEQSLSASPAANTPASSGSRDSRRGGAGSGPAGSGPAGSGPAGSGPAGSGRAGSLQDAGAAPGSSSRQQRLLSLPALGGSSPNIPGELAREGAGICLEEIGLESADEVSDIHGSLSLQEQAEELGRDDSSRKQPGGEDGRQQEPSAAEQDRV is encoded by the exons atggagcagctctgcagacacgACGGCAGTTTCTGGGCTGAACATCGAAGCGAAGATCCCAAGAGGAGCCTGGACCGGGGCAGTCCAGCCCGTTTAGCTGCCACGTGGACGAGCAGCAGGGCCGGGGTGGCTGATCCCCCAAAAGGACGTGTTCACATTGTTTGTGGGGTGACGTTTGCTCCGCTGGCTGCAGAAGAGGTGCGGGAAAAGAGCGGACAAGAG ATCCGCATGTCAGACCATCACCACCCCAGCCATGGGGAGTCAGATCCCCAGCACAGCATCATTGTGGTCTTCCTCCTTGTCCTTGTCTTCTTCATCATGGGGCTGGTGGGTTTCCTGATCTGCCATGTCCTGAAGAAGAAGGGTTACCGGTGCCGGACGTTCCGGGACGAGCTTGACCCGGATGACAAAGAAGGGGTGGAGGAGCTCGAGGATG ATGAAGAGAAGAACGATGACACCGTGGAGAAGATCGTGAAATGCATCATCCAAAACCAAG CAAACGTGGAGGCCCTCAAGGAGATGCTGGGGGAAACTGAAGGGGACGTGGCAGTGCCAGTGCCCAG CCTTtgtccccacagcagcagccaggacgGGGGCCCCCCACATCACCACACAGTGCACCTGGGCTCCACGCAGGCCCCCTGCATCCACTGCAGCAAGAGGAAGAGGCACCCGCTGCAGCGCCAGGGGCGCTCCAAGGAGGGCAAAAGCCGGATGCATCCTGGAGAGACCACCGTCTTCTCAGTGGGCAG GTTCCGTGTCACGCACATCGGGAAGAAACCCCCggtccaggagcagcaggacggTGCCCTGCGCGCCGGCAGCCGGCAGCCGAGCACGGAGGAGCTGGAGCGCAGCAGCGAGCGGCTCCAGCGGGAGCGGGCTCCCAACGGGACTGTCCCCACGGGTGGCCTGCAGAACGGAGCCATCCAGACGGGCACCCAGAGCGGCAAAGGTGCGGAGCAGAGCCTCTCCGCCAGCCCAGCCGCGAACACACCAGCCAGCTCCGGCAGCCGTGACAGccggcggggcggcgcggggtcCGGCCCGGCGGGGTCCGGCCCGGCGGGGTCCGGCCCGGCGGGGTCCGGCCCGGCGGGGTCCGGCAGAGCGGGGTCCCTGCAGGATGCTGGCGCTGCTCCCGGGAGCTCGAGCCGCCAGCAGAGGCTCCTGAGCCTGCCGGCGCTGGGAGGGTCGAGTCCCAACATCCCAGGAGAGCTGGCAAGGGAAGGAGCCGGCATCTGCCTGGAGGAGATCGGACTGGAGTCGGCAGATGAAGTGTCGGATATCCACGGGAGCCTGAGTCTGCAGGAACAGGCCGAGGAGCTGGGGAGAGACgacagcagcaggaaacagCCCGGAGGGGAGGACGGGAGGCAGCAG GAGCCCAGCGCCGCGGAGCAGGACCGCGTGTGA